The proteins below come from a single Mya arenaria isolate MELC-2E11 chromosome 6, ASM2691426v1 genomic window:
- the LOC128238631 gene encoding uncharacterized protein LOC128238631 yields the protein MDLKPIGDGWSFNTLERATAVGQSTYSRALNRKVEWPKPLPVQNAEKDERHMHTSLDEAFGNMLHYMAMASEQCKNFHKCNPPREQQETAQIHCNRFHTGRYPITYKAHRIQGREPNKRSFQTSMCKSFLP from the exons ATGGATTTGAAG CCCATTGGAGATGGTTGGTCCTTTAACACTCTAGAGCGGGCTACAGCGGTTGGTCAGAGCACATATTCCAGGGCTTTGAACAGGAAAGTTGAATGGCCGAAACCTCTGCCAGTGCAAAATGCAGAAAAG GATGAACGCCATATGCATACCAGCTTGGATGAGGCATTTGGAAATATGTTACACTACATGGCCATGGCATCAGAACAGTGCAAG AATTTTCACAAGTGCAACCCACCCCGAGAACAGCAAGAGACCGCCCAGATACACTGTAACAGATTCCACACCGGCCGCTACCCCATAACATATAAGGCACATAGG ATCCAAGGGAGGGAACCTAATAAGAGGAGTTTCCAAACATCTATGTGTAAAAGTTTTCTCCCTTAG